A region from the Parasphingopyxis sp. CP4 genome encodes:
- a CDS encoding RimK family alpha-L-glutamate ligase yields the protein MRIAFLACNLTLADSPERRPDAFEHDQMMECLTPALAAHGASIEAIRWDAEDIDWSAYDAVLIGSAWDYQDNLEAFLTRLDVIESQTCLFNPGQIVRWNCRKTYLKDLAAKAVATVPTLWLDTPDANTLSGAFDALGSDDLVLKRQVGANAEGQFRLHKGDPLPDLSDPMMAQPFLPAIQSEGELSLIFIDGAFSHGLIKSAADGEYRIQSSYGGSERRHSPSASDLTVAQSVLEALDDAPLYARVDMVRGDDGALMLMELELIEPFLYPMQADDFGERIYEALARRLSTI from the coding sequence ATGCGGATCGCATTTCTCGCCTGTAATCTGACACTTGCGGACTCGCCAGAGCGGCGTCCTGATGCATTCGAGCATGATCAGATGATGGAATGTCTGACACCGGCCTTGGCTGCGCATGGCGCGTCGATTGAAGCCATCCGCTGGGATGCCGAGGATATCGACTGGAGCGCCTATGACGCGGTGCTCATCGGATCGGCCTGGGATTATCAGGACAATCTGGAGGCATTTCTGACGCGGCTGGATGTGATCGAAAGCCAGACATGCTTGTTCAACCCCGGCCAAATCGTCCGTTGGAACTGCCGCAAGACTTATCTGAAAGATCTGGCAGCCAAAGCTGTCGCCACAGTGCCGACGCTATGGCTCGACACACCGGATGCAAACACACTCTCCGGTGCGTTCGATGCGCTCGGATCGGATGATCTGGTCCTCAAGCGCCAGGTCGGCGCCAATGCGGAAGGTCAGTTCCGATTGCACAAGGGCGATCCCCTCCCCGATCTGTCTGACCCGATGATGGCCCAACCGTTTCTCCCGGCGATCCAGAGCGAGGGCGAGCTCAGCCTCATCTTCATCGACGGCGCGTTCTCCCACGGCTTAATCAAGTCGGCGGCGGACGGTGAGTATCGGATCCAGTCCTCCTATGGCGGTAGCGAGCGACGCCATAGCCCGTCCGCCAGCGATCTTACGGTCGCCCAGTCTGTCCTCGAAGCGCTGGATGACGCACCACTCTATGCCCGCGTGGATATGGTTCGGGGTGACGATGGCGCATTGATGCTGATGGAGTTGGAGCTGATCGAGCCATTTCTCTACCCGATGCAGGCCGATGATTTCGGGGAGCGAATTTACGAAGCGCTCGCCCGCCGCCTCAGCACGATATAG
- a CDS encoding Smr/MutS family protein yields the protein MAKSGLSADEQALWNKVIESVEPLDRSPMADGAKPSSKSAASSRSDLSRYAVPKLPERKSVRGPGTTLDASWDRKLARGKAEPDFTLDLHGHNLNSAYDRLDHALAQAIASHARVILLITGHAPKGQGPVTRGKIRAAVGDWLSASRHAPHIAAVRGAHPRHGGRGALYIVLRRRASAS from the coding sequence ATGGCGAAGTCGGGCCTCAGCGCAGACGAGCAAGCGCTTTGGAACAAGGTGATTGAGAGCGTCGAGCCGCTTGACCGCAGTCCCATGGCCGATGGTGCGAAGCCAAGTTCCAAATCTGCTGCATCAAGCCGATCCGATCTTAGCCGCTACGCGGTCCCCAAATTGCCCGAACGCAAATCTGTACGCGGACCCGGCACTACGCTTGATGCAAGTTGGGACCGGAAGCTGGCGCGCGGCAAGGCCGAACCGGATTTCACCCTTGATCTGCACGGCCACAACCTGAACTCTGCTTATGACCGGCTGGATCATGCGCTTGCCCAAGCGATTGCCTCACATGCACGCGTCATTCTCCTGATTACCGGCCATGCGCCGAAAGGACAGGGGCCGGTTACGCGCGGCAAGATTCGTGCGGCAGTGGGCGATTGGTTGTCTGCATCGCGCCATGCGCCGCATATTGCTGCGGTGCGCGGCGCCCATCCGCGCCATGGCGGGCGCGGCGCGCTCTATATCGTGCTGAGGCGGCGGGCGAGCGCTTCGTAA
- a CDS encoding murein transglycosylase A, with translation MRSVVALLSACSLTACAGIIPDVPDRTSQPPPHPPTRPAPTPPPPPAIPADNAASAGVQAGPRVASLDITRDQARRALSAFRISCPSVVSREDPSGLTRSEDWVEPCAAAAQWRDDPEDFFGEYFRAVEIDGGSAFATGYYEPEIQAAREPERGYESPIYALPADVPPPCEIDCDDETVLTRAAIEDGALEGEGLAIAWARDPVDLYFLQVQGSGILRLPSGETMRIGYAGNNAYPYTSIGRLMRERGLLGDGQTTAEGIAQWLRDNPDEGREIMQENRRYIFFTELTGPGPLGSLGRPVTPRGTVAADPAFVPLGAPVFLNMEHDVADGLWVAQDTGSAIRGANRFDTFWGAGDDAYAIASGMASRGQALVLIPARSAARLRAD, from the coding sequence ATGCGGAGCGTCGTTGCGCTCCTTTCGGCCTGTTCGCTGACCGCCTGTGCCGGGATCATCCCGGACGTACCCGATCGCACGTCACAGCCGCCACCACACCCGCCGACACGGCCGGCGCCAACACCTCCGCCGCCGCCTGCAATCCCAGCTGACAATGCAGCCAGCGCTGGCGTGCAGGCTGGTCCGCGCGTCGCCTCGCTCGACATAACGCGGGATCAGGCGCGCCGTGCGCTCTCCGCTTTTCGAATTTCCTGCCCGTCCGTTGTGTCCCGGGAGGATCCGAGCGGCCTGACGCGCTCCGAAGATTGGGTCGAGCCATGTGCAGCCGCTGCACAATGGCGCGATGACCCCGAGGATTTCTTCGGCGAATATTTCCGGGCGGTCGAGATAGATGGCGGCTCGGCATTTGCCACTGGCTATTATGAGCCAGAGATACAGGCCGCTCGCGAACCGGAGCGCGGGTATGAATCGCCGATCTACGCCCTGCCTGCAGATGTGCCGCCGCCCTGTGAGATCGATTGCGACGATGAAACTGTCCTCACCCGGGCGGCGATCGAAGACGGGGCGCTGGAAGGCGAGGGGCTGGCGATTGCCTGGGCGCGTGATCCGGTCGATCTCTACTTCCTGCAGGTTCAGGGGTCCGGAATCCTGCGTTTGCCGAGCGGCGAAACCATGCGGATCGGCTATGCCGGAAATAATGCCTATCCCTATACAAGTATTGGCCGATTGATGCGCGAGCGCGGCCTGCTGGGCGATGGACAGACGACCGCTGAAGGCATTGCGCAGTGGCTGCGCGATAACCCTGACGAGGGGCGGGAAATCATGCAGGAGAACCGCCGCTATATATTCTTCACAGAGCTGACTGGTCCGGGCCCGCTGGGTTCGCTGGGCAGGCCGGTAACCCCGCGCGGAACGGTGGCCGCAGACCCAGCCTTTGTTCCGCTCGGTGCGCCGGTGTTCCTCAATATGGAGCATGACGTCGCGGATGGCCTTTGGGTGGCGCAGGATACTGGCAGCGCAATTCGCGGCGCAAACCGGTTCGATACATTTTGGGGCGCGGGCGACGATGCCTATGCTATTGCCAGCGGGATGGCGAGCCGAGGCCAGGCGCTGGTGCTGATACCGGCCCGCTCGGCAGCGCGGCTGCGCGCCGATTAG
- a CDS encoding Tim44/TimA family putative adaptor protein, translated as MVEIILLAMVAVFVGLRLFSVLGQRTGHEQEPRMPRPVEAPPKLTPVPQSVPDIAPVAEQESDGLVAPQAAAGIRKISSADSSFEINEFLIGAQSAYRMILEAFWNGNKDDLSFLVSDEVRDSFNAAIDARESEGHVLDNKLIAIERTQVEKAEYVSGNARVTLRFDADIAGVTRDKDGTVIAGSLSDAVQTHDIWTFARDVKDADPNWKLVETDEAA; from the coding sequence GTGGTCGAGATTATCCTTCTGGCGATGGTTGCAGTTTTCGTGGGCTTGCGCCTGTTCAGCGTGCTTGGACAACGCACTGGCCATGAACAAGAACCGCGTATGCCGCGCCCCGTGGAAGCGCCGCCGAAACTGACACCCGTTCCGCAGAGCGTGCCGGATATTGCACCGGTAGCCGAACAAGAAAGCGATGGCCTTGTGGCACCCCAAGCGGCTGCAGGCATTCGCAAGATTTCGTCGGCCGATTCCTCGTTTGAGATCAATGAGTTCCTGATCGGCGCCCAGTCGGCCTATCGCATGATCCTCGAAGCCTTTTGGAATGGCAACAAGGACGATCTGTCTTTCCTCGTCAGCGATGAAGTTCGCGATTCCTTCAACGCGGCTATCGACGCACGCGAATCCGAAGGTCATGTGCTGGACAACAAGCTTATTGCGATTGAGCGCACCCAGGTTGAGAAAGCGGAATATGTGTCGGGCAATGCCCGGGTAACGCTTCGCTTCGACGCCGATATTGCCGGCGTGACTCGCGATAAGGATGGCACCGTGATTGCGGGATCGCTCTCCGATGCTGTGCAAACGCATGACATCTGGACCTTCGCTCGCGACGTGAAGGATGCCGATCCCAACTGGAAACTGGTCGAAACCGACGAGGCTGCGTGA
- a CDS encoding serine hydrolase, which yields MSIYRTALTIFALAATGSAVHAQSDPASPHDLAIAAGYKAAFLCSGIFNAGQTVEEVTADDLTRIYSAYRPIIADLPAEIDRERMRVTVRFADDMPPRVAQWRPHLGCAQLPTGADPDGEIQVPRLVAEIQLRDLSGIDAQAWPRGDGGAVRALEPATQARLDAVLASALDRSTYGEGTETTAVLVVQNGTIIGEQYREGYNLHRPQRTWSVAKSIAATIIGSAVQQGLVDLDQPAPVPAWQTPGDPRAAITWHNLLHMSSGLWSPFAGNRTDDIYFGGQRVTASIPSLPLETVPGARWRYANNDTLLAMRALRSTLGDGDRALAFPFTDLLWRIGMTRTTPETDWEGNFILSSQVWTTARDLARLGLLYLNDGVWQGERILPADWNDYVATPAPDQPTGRFGVGYGAQFWLFGPEQGLPAGSYAAMGNRGQYLMIVPARNIVIVRRGFDAVGDGERFNIARFSYDLLAQLDE from the coding sequence ATGAGCATCTATCGCACTGCCCTCACAATCTTCGCGCTTGCCGCCACGGGCTCGGCTGTCCACGCGCAAAGTGATCCTGCGTCTCCACATGATCTCGCAATTGCTGCTGGATATAAGGCTGCCTTTCTGTGCAGCGGCATATTCAATGCCGGCCAGACGGTCGAAGAAGTAACGGCCGACGATCTCACGCGTATCTATTCGGCCTATCGCCCGATAATCGCGGATTTACCGGCCGAGATAGACCGTGAGCGGATGCGCGTAACGGTTCGCTTTGCCGATGATATGCCGCCGCGCGTGGCCCAATGGCGACCCCATCTTGGCTGTGCCCAGCTTCCAACCGGCGCAGATCCGGACGGCGAGATCCAGGTACCGCGATTGGTAGCCGAAATTCAGCTGCGCGATCTCTCCGGGATCGATGCGCAGGCCTGGCCGCGCGGCGATGGCGGTGCTGTACGCGCTCTCGAACCCGCAACCCAGGCGCGGCTCGATGCGGTGCTCGCCTCCGCACTTGATCGCAGCACCTATGGCGAAGGCACCGAAACAACGGCTGTTCTGGTGGTGCAGAATGGCACTATTATCGGCGAACAGTATCGCGAAGGCTATAATCTCCATCGCCCGCAACGCACCTGGTCGGTCGCCAAGAGCATTGCCGCGACCATCATCGGCTCCGCCGTGCAACAGGGGCTGGTCGATCTCGATCAACCCGCCCCGGTTCCCGCCTGGCAGACACCGGGCGATCCGCGCGCGGCGATCACCTGGCACAATCTGCTCCATATGAGCAGCGGGCTCTGGAGCCCTTTTGCCGGCAATCGCACCGACGACATCTATTTCGGTGGCCAGCGTGTCACCGCATCAATCCCGAGCCTGCCGCTCGAGACGGTTCCGGGCGCGCGGTGGCGCTATGCCAACAACGATACATTGCTGGCGATGCGGGCACTGCGCTCGACGCTGGGCGACGGAGACCGGGCGCTGGCCTTTCCGTTCACGGACCTGTTGTGGCGCATCGGCATGACGCGAACCACGCCAGAGACGGACTGGGAAGGTAATTTCATCCTGTCGAGCCAGGTCTGGACGACCGCCCGCGATCTGGCGCGGCTTGGGTTGCTCTACCTCAATGACGGCGTGTGGCAGGGTGAGCGCATCCTGCCTGCAGATTGGAATGATTATGTTGCGACACCGGCGCCCGACCAGCCAACGGGCCGCTTCGGCGTCGGCTATGGCGCGCAGTTCTGGCTGTTCGGTCCGGAGCAGGGGCTTCCCGCCGGCAGTTATGCGGCGATGGGCAATCGTGGCCAATATCTCATGATCGTTCCGGCGCGCAATATCGTAATCGTGCGGCGCGGATTCGATGCGGTGGGTGACGGCGAACGGTTCAATATTGCGCGCTTCAGCTACGACTTATTGGCCCAGCTGGACGAATAA
- the secB gene encoding protein-export chaperone SecB: protein MADEQGATPDQAGAGAGAGAAATATGGDGPRANILAQYVKDLSFENPNSPGVYQANETPKIDVQFNIGSDTAGEGVWEVLLKMEVSAQLEQGTAFHVELSYAGLFALANVPDDQREPFLLVEAPRMLFPFARRILADTVRDGNFPPLMLEPIDFAALYMQQKAQLAQGGSDNVDIDSQIGQA from the coding sequence ATGGCAGACGAACAGGGTGCCACTCCCGATCAGGCAGGAGCAGGAGCAGGAGCAGGAGCAGCAGCAACAGCAACGGGCGGAGACGGCCCGCGCGCAAACATCCTCGCGCAATATGTGAAGGATCTGTCGTTCGAAAACCCAAATTCGCCGGGTGTCTATCAGGCGAATGAAACGCCGAAGATCGATGTCCAGTTCAACATTGGCAGCGACACCGCCGGTGAAGGCGTTTGGGAAGTATTGCTCAAGATGGAAGTCAGCGCCCAGCTCGAACAGGGCACCGCCTTTCATGTCGAGCTTTCCTACGCGGGCCTGTTTGCCTTGGCCAATGTGCCGGATGATCAGCGCGAGCCGTTCCTCCTGGTTGAAGCGCCGCGGATGCTCTTCCCATTTGCACGCCGAATTTTGGCCGACACTGTCCGTGACGGGAACTTCCCGCCGCTGATGCTTGAGCCGATTGATTTTGCCGCTCTCTACATGCAGCAAAAGGCGCAGCTGGCGCAGGGCGGATCCGACAATGTCGACATCGATTCGCAGATCGGCCAGGCCTAA
- the murJ gene encoding murein biosynthesis integral membrane protein MurJ has product MNLLRATGTIGGLTMVSRVAGFVRDMLLARILGPGMAADSFFVAFQLPNIFRRLFAEGAFAAAFVPLFSRKLGKDGELDAAEKFSSEVVSVFVPTLILFVALFEIAMPAIIWLMASGFQEIPGKFELTVALARITFPYLFLISMVALLAAILNSMSRFAAGASFPILLNIVLIAALLLGDNASILIGDFARGPDGDEIVVAYFLAGGVALGGVVQLLWLWFWMKRSGFRLKFQRPRLTKDVKELGVIILPAAFGAGVYQISQLVQLFFATQLASGSVSHLNFADRLNQLPLGVIGIALGTAILPALSRHIGSGDKAEADKVQSNAIELAMLLTFPAAGALMICAPAFVNAIFLGGQFDAEDARITSNVLAALVAGLPAYVLIKVLTPAFFSRKDTRTPVYAAAIVLGFFITFNIVMIERLGIVGIASATAVGAWLNVVMLYTILQRRGHYRLNAGLVGRLFGQLLATAAMVGALYFVIPPLSAWFGGSIIERVLSIAALVSTGMLVYFAVAALTGAIDRSKIALLLKRKATD; this is encoded by the coding sequence ATGAACCTGCTCCGGGCCACCGGGACGATTGGCGGCTTGACCATGGTCAGCCGCGTCGCCGGTTTTGTGCGCGACATGCTGCTGGCCCGTATCCTCGGGCCAGGCATGGCGGCCGACAGCTTCTTCGTCGCGTTCCAGCTGCCCAACATCTTCCGTCGACTTTTTGCGGAAGGCGCCTTTGCGGCCGCCTTTGTCCCCCTGTTCAGTCGCAAACTCGGCAAGGATGGCGAGCTCGACGCCGCTGAAAAATTCTCGAGCGAGGTCGTCTCGGTATTTGTGCCGACGCTGATCCTGTTTGTGGCGCTATTCGAGATTGCGATGCCGGCGATCATCTGGTTGATGGCCAGTGGCTTCCAGGAGATCCCGGGTAAGTTCGAGCTGACGGTGGCGTTGGCCCGGATCACCTTTCCCTATCTCTTCCTGATCAGCATGGTCGCCCTGCTCGCGGCGATCCTCAATTCGATGTCGCGCTTTGCCGCTGGCGCAAGCTTCCCGATCCTGCTCAATATCGTGCTGATCGCCGCGCTTTTACTCGGCGACAATGCATCGATCCTGATCGGCGATTTTGCCCGCGGGCCAGATGGAGACGAAATCGTCGTCGCCTATTTCCTCGCTGGCGGTGTGGCGCTCGGCGGTGTCGTACAGCTGCTATGGTTGTGGTTCTGGATGAAACGCAGCGGCTTTCGGCTCAAGTTCCAACGCCCCCGCCTGACCAAGGATGTCAAAGAACTCGGAGTCATTATCCTGCCAGCGGCTTTCGGCGCGGGCGTCTATCAGATCAGCCAGCTCGTCCAGCTCTTCTTCGCAACCCAGCTTGCCAGCGGATCGGTCAGCCATCTCAACTTTGCAGACAGGCTCAACCAGCTCCCGCTCGGTGTGATTGGCATTGCACTGGGCACGGCCATCCTCCCTGCCCTGTCGCGTCATATCGGATCGGGTGACAAGGCCGAGGCCGACAAGGTCCAGTCCAACGCGATCGAACTTGCGATGCTGCTGACGTTCCCGGCGGCTGGTGCGCTGATGATCTGCGCACCGGCTTTTGTGAATGCGATCTTCCTAGGCGGACAATTTGATGCCGAGGATGCCCGCATCACCAGCAACGTGTTGGCCGCTCTGGTCGCCGGTCTTCCCGCCTATGTCCTGATCAAGGTCCTGACGCCGGCATTCTTCTCGCGCAAGGATACGCGCACGCCCGTTTATGCCGCAGCGATCGTGCTCGGCTTCTTCATCACCTTCAACATAGTGATGATCGAACGCCTCGGAATTGTGGGCATTGCATCAGCGACCGCAGTCGGCGCGTGGCTCAATGTCGTTATGCTCTACACAATCCTGCAACGCCGCGGTCACTATCGGCTCAATGCCGGGCTGGTGGGCAGGCTGTTCGGCCAGCTGCTCGCCACCGCTGCGATGGTTGGCGCGCTCTATTTTGTCATTCCACCTCTCAGTGCCTGGTTTGGCGGCAGCATCATCGAACGCGTTCTTTCAATTGCAGCACTGGTCAGCACGGGCATGCTCGTCTATTTCGCCGTCGCAGCGCTCACCGGCGCTATCGATCGATCCAAGATCGCTCTCCTGCTCAAGCGAAAGGCAACTGACTGA
- the trpS gene encoding tryptophan--tRNA ligase, translating into MRVVSGIQPTGNLHLGNYLGAIVNWVKMQEDGDCFFFLADLHAISLPTNAAELSASTREMAAALIASGVDPDRSTLFNQARVPAHAELQWLLSGTARMGWLNRMTQFKEKSGKNKEGSSIALYAYPVLQAADVLLYRATHVPVGEDQKQHLELARDIAEKFNTDTNTETFVLPEPYIGKTAARIMSLRDGSAKMSKSDPSDMSRINLSDDSDLIAKKVRKARTDPEPLPETMEGLAERPEARNLVTIYAALANVPTADVLSEFAGKGFGDFKPALADLTVAVLEPVSARFNELKDDTTALDAILEAGGEKAAAAAAPALSDTYRALGLLSGR; encoded by the coding sequence ATGCGCGTCGTTTCCGGCATTCAGCCCACCGGCAATCTCCATCTCGGCAATTATCTCGGCGCGATCGTCAACTGGGTTAAGATGCAGGAAGACGGCGATTGCTTTTTCTTCCTTGCGGATCTTCACGCTATTTCGCTGCCGACCAACGCAGCAGAACTAAGCGCGAGCACTCGCGAAATGGCCGCCGCGCTGATTGCGTCCGGCGTCGATCCAGATCGTTCGACACTGTTCAACCAGGCGCGCGTCCCGGCCCATGCAGAACTGCAATGGCTGCTGAGCGGCACGGCCAGGATGGGCTGGCTCAACCGGATGACGCAGTTCAAGGAAAAGTCCGGCAAGAACAAGGAAGGCTCGAGCATCGCGCTCTACGCCTATCCCGTTCTCCAGGCTGCCGACGTGCTGCTCTATCGCGCCACACATGTTCCGGTTGGGGAAGACCAGAAACAGCATCTCGAACTCGCTCGCGATATCGCCGAAAAATTCAATACGGACACGAACACCGAGACCTTCGTGCTGCCCGAACCCTATATCGGGAAGACGGCAGCGCGGATCATGTCTTTGCGGGATGGCTCGGCCAAGATGTCGAAATCCGATCCGTCGGATATGAGCCGGATCAACCTGTCCGATGATAGCGACCTGATCGCGAAAAAGGTCCGCAAGGCGCGCACCGATCCCGAACCCCTGCCCGAGACGATGGAGGGCCTTGCCGAACGGCCGGAGGCGCGGAACCTCGTGACCATCTATGCAGCGCTGGCGAATGTCCCGACCGCTGATGTGCTCAGCGAGTTTGCTGGCAAGGGCTTTGGTGATTTCAAGCCCGCTCTGGCTGACCTCACGGTCGCGGTGCTTGAGCCCGTGTCTGCGCGCTTTAATGAATTGAAAGACGATACGACGGCACTTGATGCGATTCTTGAGGCGGGGGGCGAGAAAGCGGCAGCCGCTGCAGCCCCTGCCCTTTCCGACACCTATCGCGCACTCGGCCTGCTTAGCGGTCGCTGA
- a CDS encoding DUF4136 domain-containing protein, with amino-acid sequence MPRTFLAFFAPLALLAVAACTTPFRADVARFQQMPAPQGQTFFVQPYDSEKAAGLEFSTYANLVTAELSQYGYTAARSAQDATLVVTMDYGVDNGRERVVTTPGYRRGYWGYSPFYSRLRYRSPYYYGWHDPFFDSAFGYPEIRSYTLYTSELNMRIDRTDTGEPVFEGRARARSRSDTLTELVPNLIEAMFTGFPGNSGEEVRITVMPAEDG; translated from the coding sequence ATGCCACGGACATTTCTTGCCTTTTTCGCGCCGCTCGCACTGCTCGCTGTTGCCGCCTGCACGACCCCGTTTCGGGCAGATGTCGCGCGCTTCCAGCAGATGCCCGCTCCGCAAGGACAGACATTCTTCGTCCAGCCCTATGATTCCGAAAAGGCTGCGGGCCTTGAGTTTTCAACCTACGCCAATCTCGTCACCGCGGAGCTGAGCCAATATGGCTACACCGCTGCACGCTCTGCCCAGGACGCAACGCTAGTCGTGACGATGGACTATGGCGTTGATAATGGTCGCGAGCGGGTCGTCACTACGCCGGGTTATCGTCGCGGCTATTGGGGTTACAGCCCATTCTACAGTCGCCTCCGCTATCGCTCGCCATATTATTATGGCTGGCATGACCCATTCTTCGATAGTGCCTTCGGCTACCCGGAGATCCGCAGCTACACCTTATACACCAGCGAACTGAACATGCGGATCGACAGGACAGATACCGGCGAACCGGTATTCGAAGGACGCGCCCGCGCACGATCCCGCTCAGACACGCTGACCGAGCTGGTGCCAAATCTCATCGAAGCAATGTTCACCGGGTTCCCGGGGAACTCGGGCGAAGAAGTTCGTATTACGGTGATGCCAGCCGAAGACGGATAG
- the dnaA gene encoding chromosomal replication initiator protein DnaA, producing MRQDNGLDGSDSDSNTDSVDSHQPFEAAWQAIRNGLRRDLGARTFDHWLKPMKLIGFEEEAGQVRLELPSHFMADWVREHYSDRLRYAWRATVPSVREIDIVAAEGASRPALFIVGEEDVLPPTEQLTGTSGDSIGTPLENRYVFSNFVTGTANEVAFNAARMMADVGVPMFSSLYIHAGTGLGKTHLLHAIGHEFLRQKPRSNVLYMSAEKFMYEFVSAMREKDTIGFKQKLRSADLLLVDDVQFIAGKEATQEEFFHTINEIIATGHRLVISADRPPHELGAVDKRIASRLAGGLVTDLRQPDLDHRRRIVSHKLGQMPQADMPRDVADFLAQRFSASIRELEGALTRVVAYSLLSKRPIDLAFAQETLADLLRHSQRRITIDEIQRSVCEHYGIRHAEMTSARRAREVARPRQVAMYLAKRLTPRSLPEIGRRFGGRDHTTVIHAIKRIKELRAADSELDSDVRSLLRKLEN from the coding sequence GTGCGGCAGGATAATGGACTCGATGGTAGTGATTCCGATTCCAACACCGACAGCGTAGATTCACACCAGCCTTTTGAGGCAGCATGGCAGGCCATTCGAAATGGACTGCGCCGCGATCTGGGTGCGCGGACATTTGATCATTGGCTCAAGCCGATGAAGCTGATCGGGTTTGAAGAGGAAGCGGGACAGGTTCGACTCGAACTGCCATCGCATTTCATGGCGGACTGGGTTCGCGAACATTATTCCGATCGCCTGCGTTATGCATGGCGCGCCACTGTTCCAAGTGTGCGTGAGATCGATATCGTCGCTGCGGAAGGCGCATCACGTCCGGCTCTGTTCATTGTCGGTGAAGAAGATGTCCTGCCTCCGACCGAACAGCTGACCGGCACGAGTGGTGACAGCATCGGTACACCACTGGAAAATCGTTACGTCTTTTCAAACTTCGTGACCGGTACGGCCAATGAAGTTGCCTTCAATGCCGCGCGCATGATGGCCGATGTCGGCGTCCCGATGTTCAGCTCGCTCTATATCCATGCCGGTACTGGTCTTGGCAAAACGCATCTCCTGCATGCGATCGGACATGAGTTTCTTCGCCAGAAGCCGCGCTCCAATGTTCTCTACATGTCGGCTGAAAAGTTCATGTATGAGTTCGTTTCGGCGATGCGCGAAAAGGATACGATCGGCTTCAAGCAGAAGCTGCGTTCGGCCGATCTTCTGCTGGTTGACGATGTCCAATTCATCGCCGGCAAGGAAGCAACACAAGAAGAATTCTTCCATACAATCAACGAGATAATCGCAACCGGCCATCGTCTGGTGATCAGCGCGGATCGTCCGCCGCATGAACTTGGCGCCGTCGACAAGCGCATTGCCTCGCGGCTCGCCGGTGGTCTGGTTACAGATTTGCGCCAGCCTGATCTCGACCATCGTCGCCGGATTGTTTCGCACAAGCTCGGCCAGATGCCGCAGGCCGATATGCCGCGCGATGTCGCCGACTTCCTGGCCCAACGATTCTCGGCGAGCATCCGTGAATTGGAAGGCGCGCTCACGCGCGTGGTTGCATACTCACTGCTCTCCAAGCGGCCGATCGATCTTGCCTTTGCGCAGGAAACGCTCGCTGATCTATTGCGCCACTCACAGCGGCGGATCACGATCGATGAGATCCAGCGTAGCGTGTGCGAACATTATGGGATCCGCCATGCCGAGATGACATCGGCACGTCGCGCACGGGAAGTTGCCCGGCCGCGTCAAGTTGCCATGTATCTCGCCAAACGTTTGACGCCGCGATCGCTGCCCGAGATTGGCAGAAGGTTCGGGGGTCGTGATCACACCACGGTGATCCATGCGATCAAACGCATCAAGGAATTGCGCGCAGCTGATAGCGAGCTCGATTCAGATGTCCGTTCGCTGCTCCGCAAACTCGAAAACTAG
- the rpsT gene encoding 30S ribosomal protein S20, producing the protein MANTLQAKKRIRRNNRAAVVNTNRVSRIRTSIKNVEAAVEAGDKKVANEALQAMQPELARGVAKGIFHKNTAARKLSRLSKRVAALK; encoded by the coding sequence ATGGCCAATACATTGCAGGCCAAGAAACGCATTCGCCGGAACAACCGGGCCGCTGTTGTAAACACCAACCGGGTGAGCCGGATTCGCACGTCCATCAAGAATGTTGAGGCGGCAGTTGAAGCGGGTGACAAGAAGGTAGCGAACGAAGCGTTGCAGGCCATGCAGCCTGAATTGGCTCGCGGTGTTGCCAAGGGAATCTTCCATAAGAACACTGCGGCACGCAAATTGTCGCGTCTGTCAAAGCGCGTCGCTGCCCTCAAATAG